The Rhodobacter sp. CZR27 genome includes a window with the following:
- a CDS encoding SOS response-associated peptidase family protein codes for MRNVGSPHWRRWLGRENRCLVPLTRFAEPRGAGLGNAWFEHAQGAPMFFAGIHVPGWTSVRKLKDGETTDDLFAFLTTVPNADVAAVHPKAMPVIVTHPSEWKIWLEAEWSEARLLQRPLPDGSLLVGDGAAPARVGG; via the coding sequence GTGCGCAACGTCGGCTCGCCGCACTGGCGGCGCTGGCTCGGCCGCGAGAACCGTTGCCTGGTCCCGCTCACGCGCTTCGCCGAGCCGCGCGGTGCAGGGCTTGGCAACGCCTGGTTCGAGCACGCGCAGGGGGCGCCGATGTTCTTCGCCGGCATCCATGTCCCCGGCTGGACCTCGGTCCGTAAGCTGAAGGACGGCGAGACCACCGACGATCTTTTCGCCTTCCTGACCACGGTGCCGAACGCCGATGTCGCCGCCGTGCATCCGAAGGCGATGCCCGTGATCGTCACCCACCCCTCGGAGTGGAAGATCTGGCTCGAGGCGGAGTGGAGCGAGGCGCGGCTTCTGCAGCGGCCGTTGCCCGACGGGTCGCTGCTGGTGGGGGATGGGGCGGCCCCGGCTCGGGTCGGCGGGTGA
- a CDS encoding DUF6634 family protein, which produces MPSDNHLLLDQDDAAFAAAEEPPSDADLADAPDPRDWQPILTLGEVPLLWGRVMPRPRLGDATIAGSPRIALDVHASWELTVSRGHQPFAPSNAAGQATAHDAAPNPGNGRTLDRGARGLVLVDDPELLALWLALRIQSIRRLSKAALTA; this is translated from the coding sequence ATGCCTTCCGACAACCACCTTTTGCTCGATCAAGACGACGCCGCCTTCGCCGCCGCCGAGGAACCACCCTCGGACGCCGATCTCGCCGACGCGCCCGATCCCAGGGACTGGCAGCCGATTTTGACACTCGGAGAGGTGCCGCTTCTCTGGGGCAGGGTCATGCCCCGCCCGCGCCTCGGTGACGCGACCATTGCGGGCTCGCCGCGGATTGCGCTCGACGTCCACGCCAGTTGGGAACTGACGGTCAGCCGGGGGCACCAGCCTTTCGCGCCATCCAACGCTGCCGGGCAGGCCACTGCCCATGACGCCGCTCCAAACCCGGGCAACGGGAGGACTCTCGATCGCGGAGCGCGCGGCCTTGTTCTTGTCGACGATCCCGAACTGCTGGCGCTCTGGCTCGCTCTGAGGATCCAGAGCATCCGCCGCCTCTCGAAAGCGGCACTGACCGCCTGA
- a CDS encoding AAA family ATPase has translation MSRIPFIHAAFPDPALSKPAIEKRLKRHFRHFAARKAGLEDPLPDDDAGDRAMKEGITERIDIPWRSGQRISRRAEAISTCASRKSPLSRLKPEDRKRLDVLRNGVDLVDLPSEHRADEIGAALHAEMPWMAPATNRIWQDLQQSVQRGEPGTHILPQLLDGPPGIGKSYLARLLAKLIGVPGLTLEATVENASFGLVGSQRGWGNAAPGRMINLILAELVGNPVIFVDEIEKAGRADSTKGQCFSLTDALLPLLEPTSAAAWSCPYFEIGFDMRWISWILASNDWRSLPQPLLSRCPPIRLERPTLQHLKGFARHQGARRGLSEASIEAICEALDRAVARGYVPDLRTVLRMLDHAERMERRPPLQ, from the coding sequence ATGTCACGTATCCCGTTCATCCACGCGGCCTTTCCCGATCCGGCCCTAAGCAAGCCCGCAATCGAGAAGCGCCTGAAGCGTCATTTTCGACATTTCGCTGCCCGGAAAGCCGGGCTGGAAGATCCACTCCCGGACGATGACGCCGGCGATCGGGCCATGAAGGAGGGGATCACCGAGCGGATCGACATTCCCTGGCGGTCGGGACAGCGCATCTCCCGCCGGGCGGAAGCGATCAGCACCTGTGCCAGCCGGAAATCGCCGCTGAGCCGGCTGAAGCCGGAGGACCGGAAGCGGCTCGACGTATTGCGCAACGGCGTGGACCTAGTCGATTTGCCCTCGGAACATCGAGCGGACGAAATCGGGGCCGCGTTGCACGCGGAAATGCCGTGGATGGCGCCGGCCACGAACCGGATATGGCAAGATCTGCAGCAATCGGTGCAGCGTGGCGAACCCGGTACCCACATTCTGCCTCAACTGCTCGACGGCCCGCCGGGGATCGGCAAGAGCTATCTCGCCCGTCTGCTCGCGAAGCTGATCGGCGTGCCGGGTCTCACCCTTGAAGCCACCGTGGAGAATGCGTCTTTCGGCCTGGTCGGCTCGCAACGCGGCTGGGGAAACGCCGCGCCGGGCAGGATGATCAACCTGATCCTCGCCGAACTCGTTGGCAATCCGGTGATCTTCGTCGACGAGATCGAGAAGGCGGGACGGGCTGACTCGACCAAGGGGCAGTGCTTTTCCTTGACCGACGCGCTGTTGCCGCTGCTCGAACCGACCTCCGCGGCCGCCTGGAGCTGCCCGTACTTCGAGATCGGCTTCGACATGCGCTGGATCAGCTGGATCCTCGCGTCCAACGATTGGCGATCCCTGCCGCAGCCCTTGCTCAGCCGCTGCCCGCCAATCCGGCTGGAGCGGCCGACGCTGCAGCATCTCAAGGGGTTCGCCCGGCACCAGGGCGCCCGGCGGGGGCTGTCAGAGGCCTCGATCGAGGCGATCTGCGAAGCGCTGGACCGGGCGGTGGCCCGCGGCTACGTGCCGGATCTCAGAACCGTTCTGCGCATGCTCGACCACGCCGAGAGGATGGAGCGGCGGCCGCCGCTGCAGTGA
- a CDS encoding TniB family NTP-binding protein yields the protein MTASSTTTPAYMANAPDPSDPAKFCNWLRDRYMPNARDDVFVAGLKEILETTPAGDLTAAPMRFGLVDETRGLLVFAESGSGKTSLIKRNLMRASAIGLSDGPGPGKALYVRVPPEATLKGVARVIGEKTGYPISPKLRTPEAWEIATHRLGKLGITILCLDETHHLLKAKNELEDVLQRLKSLMQGENALALVVSGVPSLDAAIRQDRETSRRFAVRIALQPIRTHEERGRLKDFIARCCALAKLALPDDPHLVERLAAATHGSFGRSIDLMHGAIYRALRRGNGRLTLDDFRQSFDLERGAPGVGPFGPEDWPSLEAHLKETGWAP from the coding sequence ATGACCGCTTCCTCTACCACCACCCCGGCCTACATGGCGAATGCTCCGGATCCCTCCGACCCGGCGAAGTTCTGCAACTGGCTGCGCGACCGCTATATGCCGAATGCCCGCGACGATGTGTTCGTGGCGGGGCTCAAGGAGATCCTCGAGACCACGCCTGCGGGTGACCTGACGGCGGCGCCGATGCGGTTCGGCCTCGTCGACGAAACCCGCGGGCTGCTCGTCTTCGCCGAGTCAGGCAGCGGCAAGACTTCCCTGATCAAGAGAAACCTGATGCGGGCGTCCGCGATCGGCCTCTCCGACGGACCGGGGCCGGGGAAGGCGCTGTACGTCCGCGTGCCTCCCGAAGCCACGTTGAAGGGCGTGGCCCGCGTCATCGGTGAGAAGACGGGATACCCGATCTCGCCCAAGCTGCGCACGCCCGAAGCATGGGAGATCGCCACCCACCGACTCGGCAAACTCGGGATCACGATCCTCTGCCTCGATGAGACGCATCACCTTCTGAAGGCTAAGAATGAACTGGAGGACGTGCTGCAGCGGCTGAAATCGCTGATGCAAGGAGAGAACGCACTGGCTCTGGTGGTCTCGGGGGTTCCGTCGCTCGATGCCGCGATCCGGCAGGATCGGGAAACCAGTCGTCGTTTCGCGGTGCGCATCGCGCTTCAACCTATTCGGACCCACGAGGAAAGGGGCCGGCTGAAAGACTTTATTGCGCGGTGCTGCGCGCTCGCGAAGCTGGCGCTGCCTGACGATCCCCATCTCGTGGAGCGGCTTGCGGCGGCGACCCACGGCAGCTTCGGGCGGTCGATCGACCTGATGCACGGCGCGATCTACCGAGCGCTGCGTCGGGGCAATGGTCGGCTGACGCTCGACGACTTCCGCCAGTCCTTCGATCTCGAACGGGGCGCGCCGGGGGTGGGCCCCTTCGGCCCCGAGGACTGGCCGTCGCTCGAGGCCCATCTGAAAGAAACGGGATGGGCGCCATGA
- a CDS encoding TniQ family protein, whose protein sequence is MILRPHLAHDRSETAISFARRLGQFHTGRGGARRLLEDLGIDLRAFLAGAPDAVAILAAAAAVEPEALADSMIRRLDRCREFRGERWTRGFVLPEGARFCPDCLLEDGVAGAEWRGIGRIAWRLRPVLTCHRHHRSLITLPGAEASDDLDYRFPSAAELREMAVETQVQVPTPLETMILDRLAGSRSAGGSWLGLQTLEQAVQVCEMVGATVGQGPAFDHGSFTPEDWRRAGAAGFAIASRGEGAVREALDGIASLSTTSSGKAGPKAIYGRLYEWLAYGSPVVDQGPIREVLREHILDTLAIEPGELLLGERVEIRRLHSVHSLSERTGLHRKRLRKILVRTGLVSEASWDMAANRLVFPAQLAEDMCRDIVDAVSLHLVPEVIGCSRTQAESLHREGILRPVVDRDLGSGIGKIAFARRDLEGFLMTLSGLPLEVEGADGVVDLVNAAKRTGRTTGDLVARVLAGTLPAVRRRGDVGLAQIRIRSRDLEPLKVLVGAAIST, encoded by the coding sequence ATGATCCTCCGTCCTCATCTCGCCCATGACCGATCTGAAACCGCAATCTCCTTCGCGCGCCGCCTTGGCCAGTTCCACACCGGGCGTGGCGGCGCCCGCCGGCTGCTGGAGGACCTTGGCATCGACCTGCGCGCCTTCCTTGCCGGCGCACCGGACGCCGTTGCAATTCTTGCGGCGGCCGCGGCCGTGGAGCCCGAGGCGCTCGCCGACAGCATGATCCGGCGCCTCGACCGCTGCCGCGAGTTTCGCGGCGAGCGCTGGACGCGCGGCTTCGTCCTGCCGGAAGGGGCTCGCTTCTGCCCGGACTGCCTGCTGGAGGATGGCGTTGCCGGGGCCGAGTGGCGCGGGATCGGCCGCATCGCCTGGCGTCTTCGACCCGTCCTGACCTGCCACCGCCATCACCGGTCGCTGATCACCCTGCCGGGTGCGGAGGCCAGTGACGATCTCGACTACCGCTTTCCCAGCGCCGCCGAACTCCGCGAGATGGCGGTCGAGACGCAGGTGCAGGTGCCGACGCCGCTGGAAACGATGATCCTGGACCGCCTCGCCGGATCCCGGAGTGCCGGTGGATCATGGCTCGGGCTGCAGACCCTCGAGCAGGCGGTCCAGGTCTGCGAGATGGTCGGGGCGACGGTCGGGCAGGGCCCCGCGTTCGATCATGGAAGCTTCACGCCCGAGGATTGGCGAAGGGCAGGGGCGGCGGGTTTCGCGATCGCGTCCCGCGGCGAAGGTGCCGTGCGCGAGGCACTGGACGGCATAGCATCGCTGTCCACCACGTCGTCCGGCAAGGCCGGGCCGAAGGCGATCTATGGCCGGCTTTACGAATGGCTGGCCTATGGCAGTCCGGTCGTGGACCAGGGGCCGATACGGGAGGTGCTGCGCGAGCACATTCTCGACACGCTGGCCATTGAGCCGGGGGAACTCCTGCTGGGCGAGAGGGTGGAAATCCGCCGGCTGCATTCGGTCCATAGTCTCTCCGAACGGACCGGCCTGCATCGGAAGAGGCTCCGGAAGATCCTCGTGCGAACCGGGCTGGTGTCCGAGGCCAGCTGGGACATGGCAGCGAACCGGCTGGTCTTTCCGGCGCAGCTTGCCGAGGACATGTGCCGCGATATCGTCGATGCGGTTTCGCTGCATCTCGTTCCCGAGGTCATCGGCTGTTCCCGCACGCAGGCGGAGAGCCTCCACCGGGAAGGTATCCTGCGCCCCGTCGTCGATCGCGACCTCGGGTCCGGCATCGGCAAGATCGCTTTCGCACGACGTGACCTCGAAGGTTTCCTCATGACGCTGTCGGGGTTGCCACTGGAAGTCGAAGGAGCCGACGGCGTCGTCGACTTGGTCAATGCAGCCAAGCGGACGGGCCGGACCACCGGTGATCTCGTCGCTCGCGTGCTGGCCGGGACGTTGCCTGCGGTAAGGCGGCGGGGCGATGTCGGCCTTGCGCAGATCCGGATCCGGTCGAGGGATCTCGAACCCTTGAAGGTCCTCGTTGGAGCCGCAATCTCCACCTGA
- a CDS encoding cell wall hydrolase, with translation MKLSRKTLVTGSCLSAAVLLAACGHSPQECMERVMHFESNRSSRDGMIAVGTVVMNRVESPQFPDTVCGVVGQRGQFAPGVMKRRMNPQSMPLVREAATSVLQGERHPLVGTATFFHTAGHRFPYDNMHYVVVTGGNAFYEKRPNYLVTQPVPPEPVEGLTGWYGG, from the coding sequence ATGAAGCTTTCCCGCAAGACCCTCGTCACCGGCTCCTGCCTGTCGGCAGCCGTGCTTCTCGCAGCCTGCGGCCACAGCCCGCAGGAGTGCATGGAGCGCGTGATGCACTTCGAATCCAATCGATCCAGCCGCGACGGCATGATCGCCGTCGGCACGGTGGTGATGAACCGCGTCGAGTCTCCGCAGTTCCCCGACACCGTCTGCGGCGTCGTGGGACAGCGCGGCCAGTTCGCGCCGGGCGTCATGAAGCGGCGGATGAACCCGCAGTCGATGCCGCTCGTCCGCGAGGCCGCGACCTCCGTCCTGCAGGGCGAGCGCCATCCTCTGGTCGGCACGGCGACCTTCTTTCACACGGCCGGACATCGCTTCCCGTACGACAACATGCACTACGTCGTCGTGACGGGCGGCAATGCCTTCTACGAGAAGCGGCCGAACTACCTGGTGACACAGCCTGTGCCGCCGGAGCCGGTCGAGGGTCTGACGGGCTGGTACGGCGGCTGA
- a CDS encoding CBASS cGAMP-activated phospholipase, with product MRRILCIDGGGIKGTQPAAFLAGLEEDLDEPIGRYFDLIAGTSTGGILAIGLALGIRAKTLLELYENRGPTIFGPAGDNNWLGRKVRDARAALRHLVKPKHEASTLRDELHAVLGDKLIGEAKTRLLIPAWDADQRSVYIYKTSHHPRLTKDYRKPALDAAMATSAAPTYFARHKTVDDVGLLDGGTWCNNPVGVATVEAISMLGWSPQVLHILSLGCVDEVYMLPESPGKAGLGLKALSLLMDGQSRGALGIARHLTGDPHDRTAVHRYSPSVPDGFFSLDGTTRSRGSRGLVPPAPGTPAPP from the coding sequence ATGAGACGTATCCTGTGCATCGATGGCGGTGGCATCAAAGGCACCCAACCCGCAGCCTTTCTGGCGGGCTTGGAAGAAGACCTTGATGAACCGATTGGCCGCTACTTCGATCTGATTGCGGGAACGTCAACCGGGGGGATTCTCGCGATCGGTCTTGCCCTCGGCATCCGGGCCAAGACCCTTCTGGAACTCTACGAAAATCGCGGGCCGACGATCTTCGGGCCAGCGGGGGACAACAACTGGCTCGGGCGAAAGGTCCGAGATGCGCGTGCCGCCTTGCGTCACCTGGTCAAGCCGAAGCACGAGGCATCGACGCTTCGGGACGAGCTCCACGCCGTCCTTGGCGACAAGCTCATCGGCGAGGCGAAGACCCGGTTGCTGATCCCGGCCTGGGATGCCGATCAGCGAAGCGTCTACATCTACAAGACGTCACATCATCCGCGGCTCACCAAGGATTACCGGAAGCCCGCGCTAGACGCCGCGATGGCGACGTCGGCCGCCCCGACCTATTTCGCGCGCCACAAGACGGTGGATGATGTCGGGCTCCTCGATGGCGGCACCTGGTGCAATAATCCAGTGGGCGTCGCGACCGTAGAAGCGATCTCGATGCTTGGCTGGTCTCCGCAGGTCCTGCACATCCTGAGCCTCGGCTGTGTCGACGAGGTCTACATGCTGCCTGAATCTCCCGGCAAGGCCGGTCTTGGGTTGAAGGCGCTCAGCCTTCTCATGGACGGCCAGTCTCGCGGTGCGCTCGGCATTGCCCGTCATTTGACAGGCGATCCGCATGACCGGACGGCTGTTCACCGGTATTCGCCGAGCGTGCCGGACGGGTTCTTTTCCCTCGACGGCACCACAAGATCCAGAGGCTCAAGGGGCTTGGTGCCTCCAGCGCCCGGCACGCCAGCCCCACCCTGA